One genomic segment of Sanyastnella coralliicola includes these proteins:
- a CDS encoding serine hydrolase has translation MDLKLNSRLLALFALLSFSITIQAQSLEEDLDAIAEDYQLMGMSVLVVCGQNVHAHYHYGTKDYTRDLAIDDSTMYRIASISKAITSTGAMKLVDQGLLDLDAPVSNYLGYEFANPNHPNTVITTRMVMSHTSSLQDGDGYSPFLSDTYSLGANLPSMFELVHPDGDYYTSNMWRTEEPGTHFAYSNINMGVLATVMESVSGQRFDLLMEELIFEPLGLACTYNTANIENIDNLAVIYRNQGGWNPQVDNYQGVAPAQPDLGDYLPGTNGSRFAPQGGLRSSVYDLSQLMILHMNNGFHPASGQLISTELMELMHTPVWTYDGSNGDNYYNLFNQWGLGIQQTTNTSMGDIVIPDMTFLGHPGEAYGLISDWYFNKDEEFGLIFMTNGSWNGFSFGNTSAFYTLEEEVFDAVSGELGCANSVTDLDQPQFKVYPNLSNAGATVQIHTDVRIDTLALIDAKGSRILLEFSNNSFEIPFIRSGIYTLVATADGRQLTQRLIIE, from the coding sequence ATGGATCTTAAACTAAACTCTCGACTCCTGGCGCTTTTTGCGCTTCTCTCTTTCTCAATCACCATTCAAGCTCAAAGTCTAGAAGAAGACCTAGATGCCATTGCTGAAGACTACCAGTTGATGGGAATGTCAGTATTGGTTGTTTGTGGACAAAACGTTCATGCACACTATCACTACGGCACCAAAGACTATACAAGAGATCTTGCCATTGACGATAGTACCATGTACCGCATTGCATCTATTTCGAAGGCCATCACTTCTACTGGCGCTATGAAGTTGGTAGATCAAGGTTTACTCGATTTGGATGCGCCGGTAAGCAACTACCTCGGTTATGAATTTGCCAATCCAAATCACCCAAACACCGTCATTACTACCCGAATGGTAATGAGTCACACCTCTTCATTGCAAGATGGTGATGGCTACAGTCCGTTCCTTTCTGACACGTATAGCTTAGGCGCCAACTTGCCTTCGATGTTTGAACTTGTTCATCCAGACGGAGACTACTACACATCAAACATGTGGCGCACGGAGGAACCTGGAACCCATTTCGCTTACAGCAACATCAATATGGGAGTGCTGGCGACGGTTATGGAGTCAGTCAGCGGACAACGCTTCGATCTTCTGATGGAAGAACTCATCTTCGAACCTCTTGGTTTGGCTTGCACCTACAACACGGCCAACATCGAAAATATTGACAACCTCGCAGTCATCTACCGAAACCAAGGTGGATGGAACCCACAGGTAGACAACTACCAAGGAGTGGCTCCAGCACAACCAGATCTTGGTGATTACTTGCCAGGAACCAACGGTTCGCGTTTCGCACCTCAAGGAGGACTTCGAAGCAGTGTATACGATCTATCACAATTGATGATCCTGCACATGAACAATGGCTTCCACCCTGCGAGTGGCCAGCTGATTTCTACCGAATTGATGGAGCTCATGCACACTCCTGTATGGACCTACGACGGAAGCAATGGCGACAACTACTATAACCTCTTCAACCAATGGGGACTCGGGATTCAGCAAACGACCAACACCTCAATGGGAGACATCGTCATTCCTGATATGACGTTCCTTGGCCATCCAGGTGAAGCTTACGGTCTCATCAGCGATTGGTACTTCAATAAAGACGAAGAGTTCGGACTCATCTTCATGACTAATGGATCATGGAATGGATTCTCGTTTGGGAACACTTCTGCATTCTACACCCTTGAAGAAGAGGTATTCGATGCGGTAAGTGGTGAACTGGGATGTGCGAATTCAGTGACAGATTTGGACCAACCACAATTCAAGGTCTACCCTAACCTATCGAATGCCGGTGCCACGGTTCAAATACATACAGATGTACGCATCGACACGTTGGCGTTAATTGATGCTAAAGGAAGTCGTATTCTCCTCGAATTCAGCAACAATTCATTCGAAATCCCTTTTATTCGTAGTGGTATTTACACTCTCGTTGCCACAGCTGATGGACGACAACTGACGCAACGATTGATTATCGAATAA
- a CDS encoding glycoside hydrolase family 113: protein MRLLGITLLICFTIACGAQRSFEKEPMINGVSFVGGPNPIDGSNFNSVKSIHANYITLMPFAYGDLGKPNIRHSNLNWQWWGESAEGTEKSILVAHEQGLSVMIKPQLWLDWGSFTGHQEFDSEEDWVQFENDYREFIMIYAEMSQKHKLPMFCIGTELCAFAEQRPEYWKQLISDIREVYDGKLTYAANWDSYKRMPFWDDLDYIGVDAYFPLDDGVSPTQEELEEGWSKWVNKLQQYSSDYGKKILFTEWGYRSNDYTGEKPWETGKGQSVNLESQSNAYRATFNQFWDKPWFAGGFVWKWFPNHGKSGGPGDNRFTPQNKPAEEVLRQEFGQRK from the coding sequence GTGCGTTTACTAGGAATTACTCTTCTCATTTGTTTCACCATTGCGTGTGGAGCACAGCGTAGTTTTGAAAAAGAACCCATGATTAATGGGGTGTCATTTGTGGGAGGACCAAACCCCATCGATGGATCAAATTTCAATTCCGTCAAGAGCATTCATGCGAATTACATCACCTTGATGCCCTTTGCCTATGGTGATCTCGGTAAACCGAATATTCGTCACTCCAATCTCAATTGGCAATGGTGGGGTGAATCCGCTGAAGGCACAGAGAAAAGCATCCTAGTGGCTCACGAACAAGGACTTTCTGTGATGATCAAACCACAACTGTGGTTAGACTGGGGAAGTTTCACGGGACATCAAGAGTTTGACAGCGAAGAAGATTGGGTTCAATTCGAAAACGATTACCGCGAGTTCATCATGATCTATGCGGAAATGAGCCAAAAACATAAACTCCCAATGTTCTGTATCGGAACTGAACTCTGTGCATTCGCGGAACAACGTCCTGAATACTGGAAACAACTCATCTCAGATATCCGCGAGGTTTACGATGGTAAACTGACCTATGCTGCCAATTGGGATAGTTACAAACGAATGCCCTTCTGGGATGACCTTGATTACATCGGCGTAGACGCCTACTTCCCGCTCGATGATGGTGTTTCTCCAACACAGGAAGAATTGGAAGAAGGTTGGAGTAAGTGGGTAAACAAACTCCAACAATACTCTTCAGACTACGGGAAGAAGATCCTGTTCACGGAGTGGGGTTACCGCTCTAACGACTACACTGGAGAGAAACCATGGGAAACTGGAAAAGGACAATCAGTGAATCTCGAGAGTCAATCCAATGCCTACCGAGCCACGTTCAATCAGTTCTGGGATAAACCCTGGTTCGCTGGCGGTTTTGTTTGGAAATGGTTTCCGAATCACGGTAAGTCTGGTGGCCCAGGAGATAACAGATTTACCCCTCAAAACAAGCCAGCAGAAGAAGTTCTAAGACAAGAATTCGGTCAGCGAAAGTGA
- a CDS encoding SDR family oxidoreductase — MSKRIIITGASSGIGYAAASLLAKQGNKILVSARRTDRLEELAAKFPGQIDTIKCDVTNVDEVRAMVQKCVDAFGGVDVLINNAGMGLFDPLIDAKLEDWHAMFDVNVKGLLTCVHAGIPELRKTHGHIINLGSVASHNVFPNSGVYCATKHAVLAISESIRIELRKEVRVTTISPGAVNTEFIDQTKNEELLKSYKPNFEAGMTAELIAEQIAHAVNMPQSSNVSEIIIRPNS; from the coding sequence ATGTCGAAACGAATCATCATTACCGGCGCTAGCAGCGGAATTGGATATGCTGCTGCTTCCCTCCTCGCCAAACAAGGAAATAAAATCTTAGTGAGCGCAAGACGAACAGATCGTCTTGAAGAACTCGCAGCTAAATTCCCAGGGCAGATAGACACCATCAAATGTGACGTCACGAATGTAGACGAAGTGCGTGCGATGGTTCAGAAGTGTGTCGATGCCTTCGGAGGTGTTGATGTTCTAATCAACAATGCGGGCATGGGACTATTCGACCCACTCATCGATGCTAAACTAGAGGATTGGCATGCGATGTTTGACGTGAACGTGAAAGGTCTCTTGACTTGTGTGCATGCTGGCATTCCTGAATTGCGTAAAACACATGGGCATATCATCAACCTTGGTTCGGTAGCCTCTCACAATGTCTTCCCAAATTCTGGTGTGTACTGTGCAACGAAGCATGCTGTACTCGCCATTTCTGAATCCATTAGAATTGAGCTTCGCAAAGAGGTGCGCGTAACAACCATTTCACCTGGAGCTGTGAACACAGAGTTTATCGACCAGACGAAGAATGAAGAGCTTTTGAAGAGCTACAAACCAAACTTCGAAGCTGGTATGACTGCGGAACTGATTGCTGAGCAAATTGCGCATGCTGTGAACATGCCTCAAAGTTCAAACGTGAGTGAAATCATTATTCGTCCGAACTCATGA